The region GAGGACAGATGCAGCACGTCGTACGACCGGCCAGGCGCCGGTCAAGATTGCTGGTCACGTTCGCGGCGCTCGTGGTGGTCGCGCTCGCCGTGACCGCGTGCGGGTCGAGCAGCGACAACGCGTCGGGTGGCAGCTCGACCAACGGCTCCAACTCGGGCAGGAAGGTCAGGGCCGCCCTGATCTTGAAGGTCTTCTCCAACCCCTACTTCGTGTCGATGCGCAACAGCGCGGAGCAGACGGCGAAGCAGCTCGGCGTCGACCTCGCCGTGTCCGCCGGCAGCAGCGACGCCGACACCGGCGCGCAGATCAAGGCGATCAACAACGCGATCGCCGCTGGTGACAAGGGCATCATCATCACCTCGAACGGCGACGCCGTGAACGCGGCGCTGCAGCGGGCGCGCACCGCCGGCCTGTACACGATCGCGCTCGACACGCTGCCCGAGCCGCCCAGCACCGTGAACCTCACCTACGCGACCGACAACGCGAAGGCAGGCGAGCTGATCGGGAAGTGGACGGCGGCCAAGCTCGCCGGCAGGCCGGCCGACATCGCGATGCTCGACGCGGTCAACACCGCGGTCATCTCGGTCGACGTCCAGCGCGACCACGGGTTCCTCGACGGCATGGGCATCCCGGTCGGCAACGAGCACATCAACGGCAAGGAGCCCAAGAGCGGGAACTACACCGGCGGCAAGGGCGGGACCTACAAGATCGCCTGCCAGCTGCCGACCAACGGCACGATCCCGCAGGGCAAGTCCGCGATGCAGACGTGCCTGCAGAAGGACCCCGGCATCAACGTGGTCTACGCGGTCAACGAGCAGGCGGCGCAGGGTGCGGCGCAGGCGCTGGCCACGTCGCACAACGACGCGCTCGTGGTCGCCATCGACGGCGGCTGCGCGAACCTCCCGTTCGTCCAGAAGGGCCAGATCGACGCCACGGCGGGCCAGTTCCCCGGCAAGATGGCGTCCATGGGCGTGAGGGCGATCCAGGAGCTGGCCAGCGGCCAGGGCAGGCCGCAGACATCACCCGGCGAGGACTTCTTCGACACCGGGGTCAAGCTGTACACCAACGATGCGCAGCCCGGCATCCCGTCGACCGACGTGGCCGCCGCCAAGTCGCAGTGCTGGGGCTGATGGGCTCCACGACCCTCCCCTCCTCGGTGGAGGGCCAGGCCGGCGAGCAGCAGCTCGCCGGCCTGGCCCGCCGGGAGGGACCGGCTGCGCGCGTGCAGCGGGTGCTGCACGCGCATCCGGCGCTCGGCCCGTTCATGGTGCTGGTCGTCTCGTGCCTCGTGTTCGGACTGCTCAACTCGCGGTTCCTGACCACGACGAACATCTCGCTGATGCTCCAGCAGGTCGCGGTGATCGCGGCGCTCGGCGTGGGGCAGACGCTGATCATCCTGACCGCGGGGATCGACCTCTCGATCGGCTACGCGATGGTGCTGTCCCTGCTCGTGATGGCCAAGGTGTCGTCCGAGCACAACGTGCCCGGGCCGCTCGCGCTGCTGCTCGGGTTCGCGGTCGCGATGGGCACCGGTGCGGTCAACGGCACGCTCATCACGCGCCTGCGCGTCCCGCCGTTCATCGCGACGCTGGGCATGTTGTTCATCTTCCAGTCGTCGGGCTTGTTGTACGCCAACGGGCAGACGACGCAGGCGGCCGCGATGCCGTCGATCCTCAACTGGACGGGCCGGCCGGTGTCGATCGGGCCGTTCGACCTCATCAACGGCGTGCTCGTCGTCGCGGTCCTGTACCTGGTCGTCAACTACGTGATGAACCAGACGACGTGGGGGCGCCACGTCTACGCGGTCGGCGACGACGTCGAGGCCGCGCGGCTGGCGGGCATCCGGACCTCGCGCGTGCTGTTCAGCGTGTACGTGTTCGCGGGGCTGGTCGTCGGCGTCGCGGGCTGGATCTCGATCGGCTACGCGGGCGCGGCCGACCCCAACAACGCGGTCGACGCGAACCTCCAGAGCATCACCGCGGTGGTGATCGGCGGGACGAGCCTGTTCGGCGGGCGCGGCGGGGTGATCGGGACGCTGTTCGGCGCGTTGATCGTCGTGGCGTTCACGTCCGGGTTGACCCTGGCCAACGTCAACGACCTCTACCAGCCGATGGCCGAGGGCGTCCTGGTGATCGCCGCGGTGGCGGTCGACCAGTGGATCCGGCGGGTGAAGCCATGAGCGCGTCGGCGCCGGGGCACGTGCTCGAGGCACGCGGGCTCGTCAAGACGTTCGGCCACGTGGTCGGCCTGGCCGGTGTGGACCTCGCCCTGGACCGCGGCGAGGTGCTGGCGGTCATCGGCGACAACGGCGCCGGGAAGTCGACGCTCATCAAATGCCTGACCGGCGCGCTGCAGCCCGACGCCGGGGAGATCCTGCTCGACGGCGAGCCGGTGTCGTTCAAGAGCCCGCTCGACAGCCGGCTGGCCGGGATCGAGACTGTCTACCAGACGCTGGCGGTCTCGCCCGCGCTCGACATCGCCTCCAACATGTACCTGGGGCGTGAGCTGCGGGCGCGCGGGCCGCTCGGCCGCGTGTTCCGGAAGCTCGACACGCGCGGGATGCGCAGGGCGGCGCGCGAGCAGCTCGACCGGCTCGGCATCACGACGCTCCAGGACATCGGTCAGCGCGTCGAGACGCTGTCCGGTGGACAGCGTCAAGCGGTCGCGGTGGCGCGGGCAGCGGCGTTCGGGAGCAAGGTCATCGTGTTGGACGAGCCGACCGCGTCGCTCGGCGTGCGCGAGTCCGGCCAGGTGCTGGAGCTCGTGCGACGGCTGCGCGACGAGGGCCTGGCCGTCATCCTGATCAGCCACAACATGCCGCACGTGTTCGAGGTCGCCGACCGCATCCAGATCCAGCGCCTCGGGCGCTGCGTGGCCGTCGTCCGGCCGGACGTCACGACGATGGAGGAAGCCGTGGCGATCATGACCGGCGCCAAGGTCGCGGAGCCCAGCCGTGGGTGAGGACGCCGTGGTGGGCGACCTGGCGGAGATCGGGCAGCTCGAGACGCTGGTGGAGCGGGCGCGGGCGCTCGCGCGCCGGCCGGAGCGGGCGCTGCTCGGCGTGACCGGGCCGCCGGGGGTGGGCAAGACGACGCTGGCGCACACGCTGGTCGCGGCGGTCGGGCCGGCCGCGCGGCTGGTCGGGATGGACGGCTTCCACCTGTCCCAGGCGGTGCTCGCCGCGCGCGGGATGGCGGAGCGCAAGGGCGCGATCGACACGTTCGACGCGGCCGGCTTCGTCGCGCTGGTGCGGCGGCTGCGTGCGTCCGACGGCGACACCGTCTACGCCCCCGAGTTCCGTCGCGAGGTCGAAGAGGCGATCGCGGGCGCCGTCCCGATCGAGCCGGAGGTGCGGCTCGTGGTGGTGGAGGGCAACTACCTGCTGGCCGACGCGGCGCCGTGGGACCAGCTCGCCGGGCTGCTGGACGAGACCTGGTTCGTCGAGCGCGACGAGGCCGCACGGCTGGCCGACCTGGTCCAGCGGCACGTGCTGTTCGGCAAGAGCGACGCCCAGGCCCAGGCCTGGGCCCACGGCTCGGACCAGCAGAACGCGACGGCGATCGCCGCGACGCGCTGGCGCGCCGACCTGGTGGCACGGCTCGAAGGCCAGCTGGCGGCGCGCTGAGTCAATCTCCGGGAAATGTGTCGATTGGTGAACGGCCAGAGGTGGTCCGTGGTCCTGCGTGTTCGCCGTGGCGGCGCGTTGCCTTCCGGGGCGTGAGCGTCTACCTTCTCCCGAGACCCGCTCCCCACCGTGTCGACGCCGTCCCGATCCAGCGCTGCACTCGTCGGCCGCGAGGCCGAGCTGCGTCGCGCGGCCGCGTTGCTGGACGAGGTGCGCGACGGGGCGCTCGCTGCGGTCCACCTGACGGTCGCGGGCGAGGCGGGGATCGGCAAGAGCGCTTGGCTCGCCGCGGTCGCCGACCGGGCGGAAGGGTTCCGGACGCTGTTGGGTCGCGGTGCGGAGTTCGAGCGCGAGGTGCCGTTCGCGCTGGCGATCGACGCGCTCGACGACGCGTTCGCAGAGCTGGACGCCGCGGCGCTCGCCGCGCTCGGTTCGACGCGGCTGGAGGAGCTGGGCGCGGTCTTCCCGTCGCTGGCCGCCCACCGTGGTGTGGGCGGTGCCGCACCGCTGCCCGCTGAGCGCTACCACCTGCACGACGCGGTGCGCGTCGCGCTGGAGGTGCTCGCCGAGCGCTCGCCGTTGTTGATGATGTTGGACGACGTCCAGTGGGCGGACGCCGCGTCGGTCGAGCTCGTGTCGCACCTCGTGCGCCACCGGCCCCGCGGGCCGATCGTCCTGGCGCTCGCGTACCGCTCGCGCCAGCTCGCGCCGCGCCTGACACAGGCGCTCGTCGCGGCCGAGCACGACGGCGACGCCGAGCGGATCGAGCTCGGCCCGCTGACGCTGAGCGAAGCGCGTGACGTCGTCGGCGTCGCCGTGAGCGACGACGGCCTGCGCACGCTCCACCGTGAGAGCGGCGGCAACCCCATGTACTTGATCGAGCTGGCGCGCCTGCCGGAGGGCGCGGCGTTCGCGACCGACGCCGCGCCGGACGGCGTCGTCGCCGATCTCGATCGCGAGCAGGTGCCGGTGGGCGTCCGGCGGGCGGTGGCACAGGAGCTCGCCGCGGTCTCGCCGGGGGCGGCGCGGCTGCTGGCGGCGGCCGCGGTCGCCGGCGATCCGTTCCCGATCGCGCTGGCGGCCGGGATCGCCGAGCTGGAGGGCGCGGAGCTGGCGGCGGCGCTGGACGAACTCGTCGACCTCGCGCTGGTGCGGCCGGCGGGGGATGCGCGGCGGTTCGCGTTCCGGCATCCGATCATGCGCAGCGCGGTGTACCTGTCGTCGGGCGCCGGCTCGCGGCTCGAGGCCCATGTCCGCGCCGCGGCGGTGCTGGAGCGCCAGGGCGCGACGGCCGCGCAGCGCGCCCACCACGTCGAGCGCGCCGCCGCCCAAGGCGACGAGGCAGCGATCGACCTGCTCGCGGAGGCCGCGCTGAGCGTCCTTGCGCGGGCGCCCGCGACGGCGGCGCGGTGGTACGCGTCGGCGCTCGCGCTGCTCGCGCCGACCGCCGGGCCCGAGCGCCGGCTCGGCCTGCTGGTCCCGCTCGCCGCCGCGCTCGGGGCGACCGGCGCGCTGCGCGAGGCGCGCGTCGCGCTGGCCGAGGCGCGGGCGCTGCTGCCCGCCGACGAGGTCGTCGTCAAGGCGCGGCTGGCCGGGACGCTCGCGCGGATCGACCACTGGGCCGGCGGCCACGGCGAAGCGCGGCGGCTGCTGGTCGAGGCGCTCGACGAGCAGGCCGACCCTGCCGCGGCGGCGGCGGTCGAGATCGGGCTGGAACTCGCGCTCGACGACTGGCTCGGCCGTGCGTGGCCGCGGATGCTGGAGACGTCGGTCGGCGTGCGCGCGGCGGCCGACCGCGTGGGCGACGACGGGCTCGCGGCCGCGGCGCACAGCCTCGTCGCGCTCGGCGCCTACTACGTCGGGGACGTCGCCGCGGCCGACGGCGCGGCGCGGCGCGCGGCCGAGCTGGTCGATCCGCTGGCCGACGGCGAGGTCGCCGCACGGCTGGAGACGCTGGTCGCCCTCGGCCACACCGAGTTCGGCGTCGAGCGGTTCGACGACGCCGAGCGCCATCTGACGCGCGCGCTGGCGCTGTGCCGCGCGACGGGCCAGACGTGGTCGTACGTCCCGACGACGTGCATGCTCGCGGTTCCGCTGCTGTGGCGCGGCCGGCTCGACGACGCTGCGCGGTGCGCGCGGGCGGCGATCGACGCGTCGCGCCTGGAGTACGCGACGCCGCAGGTCTGGGCGCTGAGCGTCGGTGCCTGGGTCGCGACGCTGCAGGGCGACGTGCCCGCGGCGTTGCGCGCGGGGGAAGAGGCGGTCGAGCTCGCGCTGACCCTCGACGCCGCCACCTACAGCTGGCTGCCCTACGGCGTGCACGCGATGGCGCTCGCGGCGGCGGGGCAGGCGGCGGAGGCGCGGGACCTGCTGCTGGAACATGCCGGCGGGTCCGCGCTGACGGCGATCGAACCGGCGCTGCATCCGCAATGGTGTGAGTTCCTGAGCGAGGCCGAGCTGGCGCTGGGCGGCGTCGGCGCGGCCGACGCCTGGGCACGCCGGGCCGCGGCGGCCGCCGGCCCGCTCGGGCTCGCGGGTCGGGACGCCGAGGCGGCGCGGGCTGCCGCGCGCGTCCATCTTGCGCGTGACGAGGCCGCCTGCGCCGCCGAGCGGGCCGCGGAGGCGGCGGCCGGGTTCGCCGCCGTGGGACGCTCGATCGACCGCGCGATCGCCGAGACGCTCGAGGCCGAGGCGCGCAGCCGCCTCGGCGACGAGGCCGGCGCGGTTGCGCTGCTGATGGCGGCGCACGAGCGCTTCGCTGTGGCCGGCGCGGTTCGCCGGCGCGACGCCGCGGCCGCCGACCTGCGTCGCCGTGGACGCCACACCCGGACCCGCCGCGCCGAGCCGCCGCGCGACAGCGACCGCGCCGCGGGCCTCGACCTGCTCACGCCGCGCGAGCGCGAGGTCGTCGCGCTCGTCGCCCGTGGGCTGAAGAACCGCGAGATCGCCGCCGAGCTCTTCCTCAGCCAGAAGACCGTCGAGCGCCACCTGGCCCGGATCTTCGAGAAGCTCGGCGTCAGCTCCCGCGTCACCCTGACCCGCCTCGCGCTCGAAGACCGCCCGCTCGCGGGCTGACCCCGGCACGGCGGGGGCGGGGCGCCGTCAGCCGGTGCCGTCCTGGAGGGCGGCCAGGGCGTCGCGGCGTGTGGCGATGCGGGTGGCGACGGCGGCCGCAGCGGCGCGGGCCGCGGCGACGGGCGCCGTCGCGCCCGTGCCGGCGGCCCAGAGCAGGAGGATGGGGCGGGCGGGGAGGAGGTGCCCGATGTCGATCGCGACGACGCCGGGGCGGCAGGCGTCGATCGCCGTTCGGGGCAGGATCGCGGAGCCGACGCCCGCGGCGACCAGCGCCTGCGCGGTCGCGGCGTCATCGATGCCGAACGCTTGGACCAGCGGCAGCGCGGCGAGGTCCGCGGCCGACAGCGGCGCGGCACGCTCGGCCAGCGGTGACGACGACCCGACGAGCAGCGCCCAGGGGTCATGGAGCAGCATCGCGACCTCGACGCGCGGATCGTCCGGCGGCTCGCCCGCGTCGGCGAGCGCGTGGAGGTGCCCGGCGGCGAGCGCGTCGAGCGCCGCGGCGCGGTCGCCGGTGGTGACCGTGACGGCGGGGCGCTCCGGCAGCGTCTCGGCCAGCGCGGCGACGAGGTCGGCGAGCAGCCGCGCCGGGAGCTCGCGCGTCGCGCCGATGCGGAGGTGATCGGCGCGCGCGCCGGCCAGCGCCGCCAGCTCGCGGCGCGCGGCAGAGACGGTGTCGCCGATCGCCTGCGCGTGCTCGGCCAGCAGCCGCCCCGCGGAGGTCAACGGCTCGGCGCCGCCGTCACCGTCGCGCGCGAGCAGCCGGTGGCCGGTCGCGTCCTCGAGCCGCGAGATCCGCGCCTGCACGTCGTGGGCCGACGTGCCCAGCACGAGCGCGGCGGCAGCGATCGTGCCGGCGCGGGCGACCGCGCCCAACGCCGCCAGCTCCAAGAGCGCGACGCCCGGGTCTTGCCTGCTCGACATCACACCGAGAGTCTTGCGGTCGCGGGACCGCGAGGTGATGCGTGTCCGTGCTCAGCCCGATCAGCGGGCGTGAACGGACGGCTCGTCGCCCGCGGGCGACAGCGTCGCAGCGCTGCGCAGGACGGCCTCGCAGAAGGCGTTGACCACCGCGGGGCGCTTGCGGCCGGCGTGCCAGTACAGCGCCAGCCGGCGTGACGGCAGCAGGTGGTCGACGGGCAGCGCGACCGTCGCCTGGTCGTCGCTCGCGACCGCCAGCGCCGGGAGGAGCGCCGCGCCGCAGCCGGCACCGACGAGCGCCTGCACGGTCGCGTTGGCGTCGGCGCGCAGTGCGATCTCCGGCTCGTGGCCGCCCGCGCGCAGCAGCGCCTCGATGCTGTCCAGCAACGGCCAGCCCTGGATGTGGATCAGCGGCTCCTCGACCAGCTCTGCGCGCGTCGCGGGAGCACCGGCTGCCGCACGCGCCGACGACGCCTGCACGAGCAGGATCGTCGGGTCGACGAGGATCTCGACGCTCTCGAACGGGCCATCGGCCAGCGGCAGCTCGGCGAACGCGGCATCGAGCTCACCGGCCTCGACCGCGGCGAACGCGTCGCGGTCGCCGCCCGCCTCGGTGACCTCGACCGCGATCTGGGGATGGCTCGCGCGCAGGTCCATCAGCGTCATCGGGAGCAGCGTCGCCGCCACGCTCTGCAGCACGCCGACGTGCAGCCGCGGCTCGTCACCGGAGGACAGCAGCCGCAGGTCGGCCTGCGCCGCGTCGAGCTGCGCGAGGATCGTCGCGCCGTGCTCGAGCAGGACCAGGCCCGCCTCGGTCAGCATCACCGGCGGCGTGTGCCCGCGCTCGCGATCGACCAGCCGCGCGCCGACGAGCCGCTCGAGCTGCGAGATCTGCTGGCTGACCGCCGACTGGACGTACCCCAGCCGGTCCGCCGCACCACGGAACGAGCGCTCCTCATGGACCGCGCCGAGCGCCGCGAGGTGACGCAACTCAACTCCCAACCAACCGTCCACGCTGCGAGCCTTCCAAATCGAAGTGGTCTGTACCAGGGGTGTTAACCCCCAACGGCCGGGTTGGGCCAGTCAAATGCGCACGAGACTCGCGCAAAAGCTCCGAAAACGTGGTCATGAACGCTGACCGGCGGCGGTCCCGCAACCAGTACGCGGCGACCGCGCGCGGGGCCACGAAGCCGTCGAGCGGCAGCAGCAGGACGCGCGGGTCGTCGCCGGCCCGCCCGCGCGGCAGGATCGCCGCGCTGCGCCCCGCGGCCACCCAGGCGAGCAGCAGCGACGCGCCGCCCTGCACCTCGGTCGGCTTCAGCGTGATCCCGTGCGCGCGCAGCTCGCGGCCGATCCGCGCATCGTCCGGGTCGGCGGGGTCGAGCGCGACCGGCAGGTGCTCCAGGAGGTCCCCGACCGCGCCGGTCGCCAGCGCGCGCCGCGCGACCGCCCACGTCGCGGGCACCGCGAGCACGCACGGCTCCGGCGCGACCGCCAGCACCGTGAATCCCCCGGGGTCGTCCGGCGGGTCGCCCACGACGAGGTCCACCGAGCCCGCGCGAGCGGCGCCCGCCAGCGTCTCCGGCTTCGCGCCGCCCGACAGCGTCACGTCGACCCCCGGATGCGCGCGCAGGAACCCCGGCAGGACCGCGGCCGGGACGCTCGTCGCGAGGTGCTCGGCGACCGCGACCCGGAGCCTCCCCGGGCCGGGCGACGTGAGCGCCGCCAGGTCGACCTCCGCCGCGCGGTAGATCGCGAGGATGCGGTCGACATGCCGCAGCAGCATCCGGCCCGCGTCGGTCAGCGCGACCGCGCCGCGGCCGCGCCGGCGCTCGACGAGCTCGGCGCCGACGAGCCGCTCCAGCTGCGCGACGTGCTGGGACAGCGCCGACTGCGAGTAGCCGAGCTTGCGCGACGCGCCGCGGAACGAGCACGCCTCGGCGACGGCGGCCAGCGACGCCAGGTGCCGGTGCTCGACGCCCGGCCAGGACGGCCCGGCGGTGAGGCCGGGGGCTTCGAGGGGCGGTTCGTGGTGAGGTCCCATACCCCCTCTATGGCGTGGGAGCGAGAACTCGCCCCCCTGACTTCATGACCTTCGGCCTATGGGTCGAACTCGCCCGGCACCCGGTTGGGCGTGGACCTCCTCGCCGGGGCGGTCACGGCGCTGCTCCCCGAGCTCCTCTGGACCGTCGTCCCAGCGCCCTCGATGCCGAACTCCTGGGCTGCGACCACCGGATCGGCCCTGGGCTTGGCGGACGACGTCCTGGCCCTCGCCGTGGACGACCTCTTGGGCTTCGACGCCGAAGGCGCCGACGACCTCGTCGTGGCCGCGGCCGTCCTCGTCACGGGCGTCACCGGCCGCGCCGCCTGCGTCGCTGCGGGCGGCTTCACCCTGTGCACCGACGCCGCCTTCGGCGGGTGCCTGGCCACTTCGTGCTGATGCGACCTGGGCAGCGGGTGCGGCAGCCCGTTCAGCGCGCAGTACGCGCCGCCGGACCCGACGGCGACGCACGCGCTCAGCGCCGCGATCACCGAACCCGGCCGCGCGCTCGCGAAGGCCGTCAGCGGCGAGCCGTCGCCGACCCGCGTCGACAGCATCGCCGCCTGCTCCCTGGCGCCGGACAGCGCCTGCCCGGTCGCGTCGCGCGGGCCGCTGAACAGCTCGAGGACGTGCGCGAACCGCCCGCGCGCGCCGCCGTCGGCGAAGACCGGGAGCGGCAGGAGCACCGCGACCTTGCCCGTCGCCCGGCGCAGGTCGAGCGCGAACCGCCGGCACGCCGGGCACGTCGCGAGGTGCTCGCGCGCCTCGCGCGTGCGGTTGGGCCCCGCGATCCCGGCGACGTACGCGCGGATCAGGCTCAGGCGGCTGTCGCAGAACCGGCCCTCGCGAACCAGCTCGTAGCGCTCGGAGACCAGGGCCATCGCGCGCTCCAGGTCGCGCCGGTATGCGCGCTCGGTCAGCCCGAGCAGCTCCTGGATCTCGCCCGGCGACCGGTCGAAGAAGAACCGCAGCTTGACGATCGTCTGCTGCCGCGGGCTCAGCTCGCCGACGATCTCGCGCAGCCGCGCGCCCTCCATCTGCGCGTCGGCGACCTCGTCGGGCGCCTCGCCGGCGGCCTCGAAGTCGTCGCGGTCGCCGAGCGGCTCGTCCTTCGCGCGTGCCCGCCGGCCCTCGTCCAGCGCCTTGTTGATCGCCGTCTGGGTCAGGTACGCCCGGACCTGCGGCGGCCGCATCGCGGCCACGTCGAGCGATCCGTCGCGCTCCTTCTCGAGGAGGACCGTCCACGCGTCGTGCAGCAGCGCCTCGCGCTCGTCGGCCGCCAGCCAGCCGCAGCGCCGTGCCAGGACGCCGAGGACGTAGCCCCGGTGATCTTGGTAGGACGCGGCGGTGCGTCGTGCCTGTCGTTCGACGACGGCGGACTCCAACATCGATGGCGGCATCATCCCTGTGGTGAGCGCTCGGCGCCAATGACGATTTCGCTAGGCGGCCATCAGCGGCGCTGATCGGCGGTGGCCGCCGCCTGCGCCTCGCCGCCCCGGAGGATCACGCCGAGCGCGACCGCGTCGGCCTTCGCCAGCGGCACCTCGGTGCCGTCGCGATCGGTCGCCGGGTACGGGCGCAGCTCGGCCTCGAAGCCGTGATCGCGCGCCCAGCGGCGGATGTTGTAGCGGAACGTCTCCGTCGAGCTCGAGTAGTCCTCGCCCTTGACGAACTTCCACGCCTGGCCGTCGGCCCAGGCGCTGAAGTCGAACTTGGTGCGGGACACCCGGTCCGGGAGTCCTTCCTTGAGCAGCTGGGGCATGTGCGCGTCCTCCGGGGGTCGCAGGGATCGGTCGGCGACAGCATGCGACCACCGGCGCGGGATGCCAATGCCAACCCGCGTGCACTCCGATCGCGAAGCGTCATCGCGGTGGGGGGCGAACTTGTGGGGGCGGGCTGCGCGCCCCGCCCAATGGACAGACCGAGATGCCACCACGCCTGTTCACCTTCCCAGCGCCCCGGACGCTGCGCGACGCGTTGCGCAGCGTCGCGCGCGCCGCGCGCGACCGCGACCGCGCGGTCGTCGTCGTCGCCGCTCGGCCGGCGACCGCGATCGCCGCGTTGTCGCGCGTGCCCCGCGGCCGCGTCGCCCACCACCTCGACGTCGCGCGCCCCGAGGTCGGGCTCGACCCGCTGACGGGTGGGGACGACGCGGCGGCGATCGCACGCCGCGTCGCGGTCGCGCTGGGCGAGGTCGAGGGCGGCGGCGACGCGACCGCCGAGCGCTGGCTGCGCGACGCGACGCACGCGGTCGTCGTCGCCGGCCGCCGGGGCGCGTTGGGCGGCGAGCGCGCGACGCTGTGGCACGCCTACCGGCTGCTGATCCCGTCCGAGGCCGCGCTGCGCGACCGCGTCGTCGCGGCGCTGCTCGGCGAGGCGGGCTGCGCCGGGCCCGCGCGCTTCCTCGGCCAGGAGCTGCCCGCTGCCCTGCGCGACCACCCGACGGTGACGTCCGCGCGCCTCGACGTCCCGCGGACGCTCCTGCTGCGGCTGCTGATCCCGGCGGTCGACCAGACGCTGCGCCACCCGCGGCCGGTCTCGCTGGACCGCGTCGTGGAGGCGCGCGAGGCGCTCGTCGTCGACGTCGCGCGCGAGGCGGTCGGCCCGGACCGCGCCCGGGCGATCGCGCGCATGACGATCGACGCGCTCGCCGACGCCGCCTGGCGCTGCATCGGCTGCCCGGCGCTGGCGACCGGCGGCGTCACGCTCGTCGTCGCCGACGGGTTGGCGGCCGACGACGCGGTCGCGCCCGCGCTGGCGACCGCCGCGGCCTGCGGCGTCGAGGTTGCCGTCGTGCCCGCGGTGCGGGCCGGGATGCGCGAGGCGACGGTCGACGAGGCGGTCGTCCGCCACCACGTCGCCGCCCAGCGCGCGCGCGGCGGCGGGCCGGCCGCGCGGCTCCCCGAACCGCTCCCGGACGAGCCCGGCAACTCGTGGGGGCGGACCGCGCCGCTCGACCCATGGAGCGAGTAGACGACGATGCCCGCACCCTTCCCATCCACCGACGAGCGGCCCACCGGCAACCTCTTCGAGATCGCCGCCGAGGCCGAGGCGTTCGCGCTCCCGGCCGAGCCGGTCGCCGCGCCGCGGCGTGCGCCGAAGCGGTCGCGCCGGGAGCCGCGCGTGCGGCGGGAGCGCGAGCCGATCGCGGTGGGCGAGGAGCTGCGGGTCGCGCTCGGCCGGCTGACGGCGTTGGCCGGCGCGCGACCGCGCGGCGGCGGCCGCGGCGGCGCGAAGCGCTGGCTGCGCGCGGCGTTCGCGGGCCTGGCGCTGGTGGTCGTGCTGTCGGCGGGCGCCGCGCTCTTCGGTCCCGGGCCGGCGCCGCGTGAGACCGCGTCCCGCGCGCCCGCGCGCCCGCCTGCGCGCGTGGAGACCGCTACGACGACCGCCCAGAACGCCGTTGCGCCGGCCGACGCTGCCGCGCCGCAGCGCGCCGCCGCTCGGGCGCGCGCCCGCGCCGCCGCGGCCGCGCGGGCCCGCGCTCGCGCCGCGACCCGCCGTCGCGAGCGCGCCGCCGCGCACCGCCGTGCCGTGGCCGAGCGCCGCCGCGAGCGCGCCGCCGCCCGTCGCCGCCGCGCCGCCGCCGAGCGCCGCCGTGCCGGCGCGCCCCGGACCCAAGCTCAA is a window of Conexibacter woesei Iso977N DNA encoding:
- a CDS encoding LysR family transcriptional regulator, with translation MRHLAALGAVHEERSFRGAADRLGYVQSAVSQQISQLERLVGARLVDRERGHTPPVMLTEAGLVLLEHGATILAQLDAAQADLRLLSSGDEPRLHVGVLQSVAATLLPMTLMDLRASHPQIAVEVTEAGGDRDAFAAVEAGELDAAFAELPLADGPFESVEILVDPTILLVQASSARAAAGAPATRAELVEEPLIHIQGWPLLDSIEALLRAGGHEPEIALRADANATVQALVGAGCGAALLPALAVASDDQATVALPVDHLLPSRRLALYWHAGRKRPAVVNAFCEAVLRSAATLSPAGDEPSVHAR
- a CDS encoding LysR family transcriptional regulator, translating into MGPHHEPPLEAPGLTAGPSWPGVEHRHLASLAAVAEACSFRGASRKLGYSQSALSQHVAQLERLVGAELVERRRGRGAVALTDAGRMLLRHVDRILAIYRAAEVDLAALTSPGPGRLRVAVAEHLATSVPAAVLPGFLRAHPGVDVTLSGGAKPETLAGAARAGSVDLVVGDPPDDPGGFTVLAVAPEPCVLAVPATWAVARRALATGAVGDLLEHLPVALDPADPDDARIGRELRAHGITLKPTEVQGGASLLLAWVAAGRSAAILPRGRAGDDPRVLLLPLDGFVAPRAVAAYWLRDRRRSAFMTTFSELLRESRAHLTGPTRPLGVNTPGTDHFDLEGSQRGRLVGS
- a CDS encoding sigma-70 family RNA polymerase sigma factor codes for the protein MLESAVVERQARRTAASYQDHRGYVLGVLARRCGWLAADEREALLHDAWTVLLEKERDGSLDVAAMRPPQVRAYLTQTAINKALDEGRRARAKDEPLGDRDDFEAAGEAPDEVADAQMEGARLREIVGELSPRQQTIVKLRFFFDRSPGEIQELLGLTERAYRRDLERAMALVSERYELVREGRFCDSRLSLIRAYVAGIAGPNRTREAREHLATCPACRRFALDLRRATGKVAVLLPLPVFADGGARGRFAHVLELFSGPRDATGQALSGAREQAAMLSTRVGDGSPLTAFASARPGSVIAALSACVAVGSGGAYCALNGLPHPLPRSHQHEVARHPPKAASVHRVKPPAATQAARPVTPVTRTAAATTRSSAPSASKPKRSSTARARTSSAKPRADPVVAAQEFGIEGAGTTVQRSSGSSAVTAPARRSTPNRVPGEFDP